A single window of Malus sylvestris chromosome 5, drMalSylv7.2, whole genome shotgun sequence DNA harbors:
- the LOC126624264 gene encoding 15.4 kDa class V heat shock protein-like: MEIPAFHHYQYFFPSHLIYPYHLAPENYLHWTETPVSHIFSVDLPGVRKEEIKVQVEDSAYLIIRTQTIEEEESTEQPSRTFMRKFRIPGQADIERISARYEAGVLTVTVPRSLRRAFFIEPTDVPERLQVLARAA; the protein is encoded by the exons ATGGAGATCCCAGCCTTCCACCATTACCAATATTTCTTCCCTTCTCACCTCATCTACCCATATCATTTGGCACCAGAAAACTATTTGCACTGGACTGAGACCCCTGTTTCTCACATTTTCTCCGTTGACCTCCCCG GTGTGAGGAAAGAGGAGATAAAAGTACAAGTGGAGGACTCAGCATACCTTATAATTCGAACACAGACGATTGAGGAGGAGGAGTCCACAGAGCAGCCTAGCAGGACCTTCATGAGGAAGTTCCGGATTCCGGGTCAGGCCGATATCGAACGGATTTCAGCCAGATACGAAGCCGGAGTGTTGACGGTCACCGTGCCGAGATCTTTGAGGAGGGCTTTCTTCATTGAGCCAACTGATGTGCCAGAGAGGCTTCAAGTTCTTGCAAGGGCTGCTTAA
- the LOC126624257 gene encoding uncharacterized protein LOC126624257: MDLHLKNLFDRFQEQFGSGPGLGPGSGTCLMKVESIAPNFIKSIFKASAALYRTDPWKRLCPGHIFGVRVGRDADWSGKKQPFPCVQFVGGDGGDIGFHMFRSQSDAKKMTGSRETVQVPNVELLRVTYEREALMFPSNRKMIKSLSLEVSGSDRFPVIDVARCTSSGSLTFRHPSSEELRFVYAFMKAIALVHPLLQEDKEGCPKWSRLMYFEPFIETVDVQWPQEMAKGYDLVAVTISHPPGQAYEEKASSTASSTPTKYAELSKEETFVEVRVYPNGSLKQCAACEKEVHCEQALSCGQCKAVVYCSSVCQKQHTKETHKSICGLYKAMMEREEELAMNIFVFACDADQPCKWLESLGIHQKGMWRRKCSCYSHCPFGLLPVKGGLWDSWGGLDDEEFPRDSSFQHHVRADMSSPILLSGWSEYYNLRSLPLSSPVADILSHPLTVYYILTTLNISSKNLLQKGKEVIVHYLGPEGELDWMPAFAEVGHLLNGLGNVQIIMVGSEVPTNLSGTTSGIGSRVRVNLVRGVYQEEASYLPPPHVIVALNCGLDSYANWGGALNSIKSMGVPAFFTDQSELSCANGKQVLRSAGLHITHPVTPNPFRSPVKHHVPSSNLPSYSNGFVFGVNT, translated from the coding sequence ATGGATTTGCATTTGAAGAACTTGTTTGATAGATTCCAGGAGCAATTTGGGTCCGGTCCGGGCCTTGGTCCCGGATCAGGGACATGTCTTATGAAGGTAGAAAGCATTGCTCCAAATTTTATTAAGTCCATTTTTAAAGCTTCAGCAGCTTTGTACAGGACTGATCCCTGGAAAAGATTGTGTCCCGGGCATATTTTTGGTGTCCGGGTTGGGAGAGATGCAGATTGGTCTGGCAAGAAACAGCCTTTTCCTTGTGTTCAATTCGTTGGAGGGGATGGCGGCGATATAGGGTTTCACATGTTTCGATCTCAAAGTGATGCCAAGAAGATGACAGGCTCGAGGGAGACAGTTCAGGTGCCCAATGTTGAGCTTTTACGGGTCACATATGAACGCGAGGCATTGATGTTTCCCTCGAATAGGAAAATGATCAAATCTTTGTCGCTGGAAGTGTCAGGGAGTGATCGCTTCCCTGTCATTGATGTTGCCAGATGCACGTCATCGGGGAGTCTTACGTTTAGGCATCCGAGTTCTGAAGAGCTTAGGTTTGTGTATGCATTCATGAAAGCCATAGCTCTGGTGCACCCATTGCTGCAGGAAGACAAAGAAGGCTGTCCAAAGTGGTCGAGGTTAATGTACTTTGAACCATTTATTGAGACCGTTGATGTTCAATGGCCACAAGAAATGGCCAAGGGTTATGATCTTGTTGCAGTTACTATCTCACACCCACCTGGCCAGGCATACGAAGAAAAGGCTAGTTCAACAGCTAGTTCTACCCCAACGAAATATGCAGAACTATCAAAAGAGGAGACTTTTGTTGAAGTAAGAGTCTACCCAAATGGCAGCTTGAAGCAGTGTGCAGCATGTGAGAAGGAAGTCCACTGTGAACAGGCTCTCTCTTGTGGACAATGTAAGGCAGTGGTTTACTGCAGTTCTGTCTGCCAGAAACAGCATACGAAAGAAACGCATAAGAGCATATGCGGTCTTTACAAGGCTATGATGGAAAGGGAAGAAGAGCTTGCGATGAacatttttgtatttgcatGTGATGCTGACCAACCTTGTAAATGGCTCGAATCACTGGGCATCCATCAGAAAGGCATGTGGAGGAGAAAGTGCAGTTGCTATTCTCACTGCCCTTTCGGTCTTCTTCCTGTTAAAGGTGGACTCTGGGATTCTTGGGGAGGGCTAGACGATGAAGAGTTTCCACGCGACTCATCTTTTCAACATCATGTAAGAGCTGATATGTCAAGTCCAATCCTCCTCTCTGGTTGGTCAGAATACTACAACCTTCGGTCACTGCCTTTGTCAAGCCCGGTTGCTGACATCCTCTCCCACCCTTTGACGGTTTACTACATATTGACAACTCTCAACATCAGCTCGAAGAACTTACTGCAGAAGGGCAAGGAGGTGATTGTTCACTACCTAGGGCCAGAGGGAGAGTTGGATTGGATGCCGGCATTTGCAGAGGTTGGTCATTTGCTCAATGGATTGGGGAACGTGCAAATCATTATGGTAGGTTCTGAAGTTCCAACAAATTTGTCGGGGACAACTTCAGGGATCGGTAGCAGAGTGAGGGTGAATCTTGTCAGGGGTGTTTACCAGGAGGAAGCCTCCTACCTCCCTCCTCCCCATGTCATTGTTGCACTGAACTGTGGGTTGGATAGCTATGCAAATTGGGGTGGAGCTCTTAATTCAATCAAGTCCATGGGCGTCCCAGCATTCTTCACCGATCAATCTGAACTCTCGTGCGCAAACGGGAAACAGGTTCTACGAAGTGCTGGACTCCATATCACACATCCTGTGACGCCAAATCCTTTCCGCTCGCCGGTGAAACATCACGTGCCTTCTAGCAATCTTCCTTCTTACAGCAATGGTTTTGTGTTCGGAGTAAATACATGA
- the LOC126624258 gene encoding uncharacterized protein LOC126624258 encodes MNQQSQGTGSLSSPDPPMKRKRGRPRKDENLAPAESPTVMPGADSLKKTKQSASASDDVENEMVGQVVTGVIEGAFDAGYLLNVRVGDTDTQLRGVVFLQEKITPITPANDIAPHIRMCKRREIPLPPLNPQSQRHESARPSEQSNRQPVDVKPQIPTVPNQTQSSVPRSGIPESIENKSFLFVIPPVNLPKNDAGLPLGRKVLSQQFPEPGTDSQSAPAMPKPEHNNVAEQEKVLEEVEAATVMEGPNGVEANKASKTETTAEPIADIPGVEPVWKAPEIQTQAVGSEKSTSFAESFGLELNQRPVFAEPSAMTVMPVGELNQTPASAEPGAISVMPVVETEVKDHQIQAQAVDSENEKSALGHDGAKSPNLELNQTPIFAEPASVAVITGIETLCKDSQIQPPDFGPENSSLLHDAVKSLDVELNQTPFAAPVTMPSVSKIAAEGSIPLGTAEPQIPSDGISSVECDVEDVIPSAQS; translated from the coding sequence ATGAATCAACAGAGTCAAGGAACGGGCTCTTTATCTTCACCAGACCCCCCTATGAAGCGAAAACGTGGACGTCCACGTAAGGATGAGAACTTGGCTCCGGCAGAGAGTCCAACTGTGATGCCAGGAGCTGACAGTTTGAAGAAAACCAAACAGAGTGCAAGTGCAAGTGATGATGTTGAGAATGAAATGGTAGGCCAGGTAGTCACTGGCGTGATTGAAGGGGCATTTGATGCTGGATATCTTCTGAATGTTAGGGTCGGAGACACTGACACTCAGCTGAGGGGTGTTGTATTCCTACAGGAGAAAATCACTCCCATTACACCAGCAAATGACATTGCTCCGCATATTAGGATGTGCAAAAGAAGAGAAATTCCCCTACCGCCTCTCAACCCACAATCTCAGCGTCATGAGTCTGCCCGCCCATCAGAACAAAGTAATAGGCAACCTGTTGATGTGAAACCCCAAATACCTACAGTTCCTAACCAAACTCAATCCTCTGTCCCTCGGTCTGGAATCCCGGAGTCAATTGAAAACAAATCTTTCCTTTTTGTGATTCCTCCAGTTAATTTGCCAAAGAATGATGCAGGCCTGCCCTTGGGAAGAAAAGTCCTGTCACAACAATTTCCGGAACCTGGAACTGATAGCCAATCTGCCCCTGCGATGCCAAAGCCAGAGCATAATAATGTTGCTGAACAGGAGAAAGTGTTGGAGGAAGTTGAAGCTGCCACAGTAATGGAAGGGCCAAATGGTGTTGAGGCCAATAAAGCATCAAAAACAGAAACAACAGCTGAACCAATTGCTGACATACCAGGCGTTGAACCTGTGTGGAAGGCTCCTGAAATTCAAACTCAGGCTGTGGGTTCTGAAAAGAGTACATCATTTGCTGAGAGCTTTGGACTTGAACTCAACCAAAGGCCTGTATTTGCTGAACCCTCAGCAATGACTGTCATGCCAGTTGGTGAACTCAACCAAACACCTGCATCTGCTGAACCCGGAGCAATTTCTGTCATGCCAGTCGTTGAAACTGAAGTTAAGGATCATCAAATTCAAGCTCAGGCTGTGGATTCTGAAAATGAAAAGAGCGCATTGGGTCATGATGGTGCAAAGAGCCCAAATCTCGAGCTCAACCAAACTCCTATATTTGCCGAACCTGCCTCTGTCGCCGTCATAACAGGCATTGAAACCCTATGTAAGGATTCTCAAATCCAACCTCCAGATTTCGGTCCTGAAAATAGTTCATTGCTTCATGATGCGGTCAAGAGCCTGGACGTAGAACTCAACCAAACTCCTTTTGCTGCACCTGTTACTATGCCATCCGTATCAAAGATTGCTGCAGAAGGATCTATTCCTCTAGGAACTGCTGAACCTCAAATCCCTTCTGATGGCATTAGCAGCGTGGAGTGTGACGTCGAAGATGTCATTCCATCTGCGCAATCGTAG
- the LOC126622137 gene encoding UPF0051 protein ABCI8, chloroplastic-like isoform X2 has product MASLLANGISSFSPQAASEPPKFPKGFHPKLDSLKFSGQKTSPKRVFRVRADVGYEPKTVESDPSTSGKLSIEEFLRNREYDKKFGFNIDIDSFSIPKGLSRETIELISSLKGEPDWMLEFRLNAFEKFLTMKEPQWSDNRYPAINFQDMCYFSAPKKKPALNSLDEADPELLKYFDRLGVPLNEQNRLANVAVDAVLDSVSIATTHRKALEEKGVIFCSISEAIREYPDLVKKFLGRVVPTGDNYYAALNSAVFSDGSFCYIPKDTKCPMQISTYFRINALETGQFERTLIVADDRSFVEYLEGCTAPSYDTNQLHAAVVELYCGEGAEIKYSTVQNWYAGDEQGKGGIYNFVTKRGLCAGARSKISWTQVETGSAITWKYPSVVLEGDDSVGEFYSVALTNNYQQADTGTKMIHKGKNTRSRIISKGISTGNSRNCYRGLVQVQSKAENAKNSSQCDSMLIGDTAAANTYPYIQDLNLDLAVLH; this is encoded by the exons ATGGCGTCTCTGCTAGCCAACGGAATCTCCAGCTTCTCTCCCCAAGCTGCTTCAGAACCGCCCAAGTTCCCGAAAGGGTTTCACCCGAAGCTCGATTCCTTGAAGTTTTCGGGTCAGAAAACCTCTCCGAAAAGGGTCTTCCGGGTCCGCGCAGATGTCGGGTACGAGCCGAAAACGGTTGAATCCGATCCGAGCACTTCAGGTAAGCTTTCGATTGAGGAATTTCTTCGCAATCGCGAGTACGATAAGAAATTCGGGTTTAATATAGATATAGATTCGTTTTCGATTCCGAAAGGGCTTTCTAGGGAGACGATTGAGTTGATTTCGTCGCTGAAAGGCGAGCCTGATTGGATGCTTGAATTTAGGTTGAATGCTTTTGAGAAGTTTTTGACTATGAAGGAGCCCCAATGGTCTGATAATCGATACCCTGCAATTAATTTTCAAGATATGTGTTATTTCTCGGCCCCTAAGAAGAAGCCCGCATTGAATAGCCTCGATGAGGCGGACCCGGAACTTCTTAAGTACTTTGATAGGTTGGGAGTGCCGTTGAATGAGCAGAATCGATTGGCTAATGTTGCGGTGGACGCAGTTCTTGATAGTGTGTCGATAGCCACCACACATAGGAAGGCCTTGGAGGAGAAAGGTGTGATCTTTTGTTCGATATCGGAGGCAATTAGGGAGTACCCTGATTTAGTTAAGAAGTTTTTGGGTAGAGTGGTGCCTACTGGGGATAACTATTATGCTGCTTTGAACTCTGCGGTGTTTAGTGATGGATCCTTTTGTTATATACCAAAGGACACTAAGTGCCCGATGCAAATTTCAACTTATTTTCGGATAAATGCATTGGAGACGGGGCagtttgagaggactttgataGTGGCTGATGATAGGAGTTTTGTGGAGTATTTGGAGGGGTGTACTGCACCGTCTTATGATACAAACCAGCTTCATGCTGCAGTGGTAGAGTTGTATTGTGGTGAAGGGGCTGAAATTAAGTACTCCACGGTGCAGAATTGGTATGCCGGAGATGAGCAAGGGAAGGGCGGGATTTATAATTTCGTTACCAAGCGAGGGCTTTGTGCTGGGGCTCGCTCGAAAATATCTTGGACCCAGGTGGAGACAGGGTCTGCCATTACTTGGAAATATCCGAGTGTTGTTTTGGAGGGCGATGATTCTGTGGGCGAGTTCTACTCAGTAGCTTTGACTAATAATTATCAGCAGGCAGACACAGGTACAAAGATGATACACAAGGGCAAAAATACAAGAAGTAGAATTATTTCAAAGGGCATATCAACTGGGAATTCAAGGAACTGTTATCGGGGCCTTGTTCAGGTTCAATCCAAGGCAGAGAATGCTAAAAATTCCTCACAGTGTGATTCAATGCTTATTGGAGATACGGCGGCTGCCAACACCTACCCATACATCCAG GATTTGAATCTTGATTTGGCTGTTTTGCATTGA
- the LOC126622137 gene encoding UPF0051 protein ABCI8, chloroplastic-like isoform X1 translates to MASLLANGISSFSPQAASEPPKFPKGFHPKLDSLKFSGQKTSPKRVFRVRADVGYEPKTVESDPSTSGKLSIEEFLRNREYDKKFGFNIDIDSFSIPKGLSRETIELISSLKGEPDWMLEFRLNAFEKFLTMKEPQWSDNRYPAINFQDMCYFSAPKKKPALNSLDEADPELLKYFDRLGVPLNEQNRLANVAVDAVLDSVSIATTHRKALEEKGVIFCSISEAIREYPDLVKKFLGRVVPTGDNYYAALNSAVFSDGSFCYIPKDTKCPMQISTYFRINALETGQFERTLIVADDRSFVEYLEGCTAPSYDTNQLHAAVVELYCGEGAEIKYSTVQNWYAGDEQGKGGIYNFVTKRGLCAGARSKISWTQVETGSAITWKYPSVVLEGDDSVGEFYSVALTNNYQQADTGTKMIHKGKNTRSRIISKGISTGNSRNCYRGLVQVQSKAENAKNSSQCDSMLIGDTAAANTYPYIQVKNPTARIEHEASTSKIGEDQLFYFQQRGIEYEKAMAAMISGFCRDVFNELPDEFGSEVNQLIGLKLENSVG, encoded by the exons ATGGCGTCTCTGCTAGCCAACGGAATCTCCAGCTTCTCTCCCCAAGCTGCTTCAGAACCGCCCAAGTTCCCGAAAGGGTTTCACCCGAAGCTCGATTCCTTGAAGTTTTCGGGTCAGAAAACCTCTCCGAAAAGGGTCTTCCGGGTCCGCGCAGATGTCGGGTACGAGCCGAAAACGGTTGAATCCGATCCGAGCACTTCAGGTAAGCTTTCGATTGAGGAATTTCTTCGCAATCGCGAGTACGATAAGAAATTCGGGTTTAATATAGATATAGATTCGTTTTCGATTCCGAAAGGGCTTTCTAGGGAGACGATTGAGTTGATTTCGTCGCTGAAAGGCGAGCCTGATTGGATGCTTGAATTTAGGTTGAATGCTTTTGAGAAGTTTTTGACTATGAAGGAGCCCCAATGGTCTGATAATCGATACCCTGCAATTAATTTTCAAGATATGTGTTATTTCTCGGCCCCTAAGAAGAAGCCCGCATTGAATAGCCTCGATGAGGCGGACCCGGAACTTCTTAAGTACTTTGATAGGTTGGGAGTGCCGTTGAATGAGCAGAATCGATTGGCTAATGTTGCGGTGGACGCAGTTCTTGATAGTGTGTCGATAGCCACCACACATAGGAAGGCCTTGGAGGAGAAAGGTGTGATCTTTTGTTCGATATCGGAGGCAATTAGGGAGTACCCTGATTTAGTTAAGAAGTTTTTGGGTAGAGTGGTGCCTACTGGGGATAACTATTATGCTGCTTTGAACTCTGCGGTGTTTAGTGATGGATCCTTTTGTTATATACCAAAGGACACTAAGTGCCCGATGCAAATTTCAACTTATTTTCGGATAAATGCATTGGAGACGGGGCagtttgagaggactttgataGTGGCTGATGATAGGAGTTTTGTGGAGTATTTGGAGGGGTGTACTGCACCGTCTTATGATACAAACCAGCTTCATGCTGCAGTGGTAGAGTTGTATTGTGGTGAAGGGGCTGAAATTAAGTACTCCACGGTGCAGAATTGGTATGCCGGAGATGAGCAAGGGAAGGGCGGGATTTATAATTTCGTTACCAAGCGAGGGCTTTGTGCTGGGGCTCGCTCGAAAATATCTTGGACCCAGGTGGAGACAGGGTCTGCCATTACTTGGAAATATCCGAGTGTTGTTTTGGAGGGCGATGATTCTGTGGGCGAGTTCTACTCAGTAGCTTTGACTAATAATTATCAGCAGGCAGACACAGGTACAAAGATGATACACAAGGGCAAAAATACAAGAAGTAGAATTATTTCAAAGGGCATATCAACTGGGAATTCAAGGAACTGTTATCGGGGCCTTGTTCAGGTTCAATCCAAGGCAGAGAATGCTAAAAATTCCTCACAGTGTGATTCAATGCTTATTGGAGATACGGCGGCTGCCAACACCTACCCATACATCCAG GTAAAGAATCCCACAGCTCGAATTGAACACGAAGCCAGTACCTCGAAAATTGGTGAAGACCAGCTATTCTACTTTCAGCAAAGGGGAATAGAGTATGAGAAAGCCATGGCCGCTATGATATCCGGGTTCTGCCGGGATGTATTCAACGAGCTCCCTGACGAGTTTGGGTCTGAGGTGAACCAATTGATTGGCTTGAAGCTTGAAAATTCAGTGGGTTAG
- the LOC126622138 gene encoding SWI/SNF complex subunit SWI3B-like yields MATKSAAQDLSSSDTPSKPPPTPLPIPANPETPTTAAPRHPQPRPTSDADVIHVPSYSSWFSPDHIHHCEVRFLPEFFDSRSPSKNPSLYKYYRNTIVAQSRAVNPSRKLTFTEARKSLVGDVGSVRRVFDFLEAWGLINYTPSALNKPLKWEDKDSSKAAGASSNGGAESPAGGAKESPKKRTCNGCKSVCSIASFVSEKNDMTLCARCYVRGNYQIGISSSDFRRVEINEEMGSGWADKDTLHLLEALMHYGDDWRKVAQHVGRSEKECVAHFLKIPFGEEFSGEFSDNAGDAECGLEGDGDGTTPSLSKRMRLTPLADASNPIMAQAAFLSALAGVQVAEAAASAAVTALCEADYETSKMSVTSLASNARQHETDAELNGDDKTDPDALGAAFVDANSQLEKEGLDVGRAISGITEVQMREIRKKIIRFEALDLQMEKEWEQLEQMKSMLFVDQMTLLLSKSSAPKTAAAEEKNVKAD; encoded by the exons ATGGCTACCAAATCAGCGGCCCAAGACCTCTCCTCCTCCGACACCCCATCCAAACCCCCACCCACTCCTCTTCCGATCCCCGCCAATCCCGAGACTCCGACCACCGCCGCTCCCCGCCATCCTCAACCGCGTCCCACCTCCGACGCCGACGTCATCCACGTCCCCAGCTATTCCAGCTGGTTCTCGCCGGACCACATCCACCACTGCGAGGTCCGATTCCTCCCCGAGTTCTTCGATTCTCGGTCCCcttctaaaaaccctagcctctATAAGTACTACCGCAACACCATCGTCGCCCAATCCAGAGCCGTCAACCCTTCTCGGAAGCTCACCTTCACGGAGGCCCGCAAGTCTCTCGTCGGCGACGTCGGCTCCGTTCGGAGGGTTTTCGATTTCCTCGAGGCGTGGGGTTTGATCAATTACACTCCTTCCGCGCTCAACAAGCCCCTCAAGTGGGAGGACAAGGACAGCAGCAAGGCCGCCGGTGCTTCCTCTAATGGAGGCGCTGAATCCCCCGCCGGCGGTGCCAAGGAGAGCCCCAAGAAGAGGACCTGCAATGGCTGCAAGTCTGTTTGCAGCATTGCCTCCTTTGTTTCCGAAAAG AATGACATGACTCTATGTGCAAGGTGCTATGTTCGCGGAAACTATCAGATCGGCATAAGTTCTTCCGATTTCAGGCGGGTTGAGATCAATGAAGAGATGGGGAGTGGCTGGGCTGATAAAGATACTCTGCATCTTCTAGAGGCCCTTATGCATTATGGCGACGACTGGAGGAAGGTTGCGCAACATGTCGGTAGAAGCGAGAAGGAATGTGTTGCTCATTTCCTCAAGATTCCTTTCGGTGAGGAATTTTCTGGCGAATTTTCTGACAATGCAGGTGATGCTGAATGTGGTTTGGAGGGTGATGGTGATGGTACAACACCGTCTCTAAGTAAAAGAATGCGTCTCACGCCTCTTGCGGATGCAAGCAACCCAATTATGGCTCAGGCGGCCTTTCTGTCAGCTCTAGCGGGCGTGCAGGTTGCAGAGGCTGCTGCTTCCGCTGCTGTAACAGCGCTGTGTGAGGCGGATTATGAAACAAGTAAAATGAGTGTTACATCTCTGGCTTCGAATGCAAGACAGCATGAAACTGATGCTGAATTAAACGGAGACGATAAAACTGACCCGGATGCACTGGGGGCAGCTTTTGTAGATGCGAATTCACAGCTTGAGAAGGAAGGGCTGGATGTGGGAAGAGCAATCTCCGGGATTACGGAGGTACAGATGAGAGAGATCCGAAAGAAGATTATCCGTTTCGAGGCGTTAGATTTGCAGATGGAGAAAGAGTGGGAACAACTGGAGCAAATGAAAAGCATGCTCTTTGTCGATCAGATGACACTTTTGTTAAGCAAAAGTTCCGCACCAAAAACCGCGGCGGCGGAGGAGAAGAATGTAAAAGCGGATTGA
- the LOC126624061 gene encoding uncharacterized protein LOC126624061, with product MAMTIRKSYGAYSKMDKEDPEEVNHRRAQFLIYKVMQHVEMRRRPSNLRIRVRKLKLKIGRRLKKLRKSMLLSISAARVCVYKQVFNQLKTCKTLFGRGDQGNINATLPALFT from the coding sequence ATGGCTATGACGATCAGAAAGTCGTACGGCGCCTACTCGAAGATGGACAAGGAAGATCCCGAAGAGGTAAATCATCGACGGGCGCAGTTCTTGATCTACAAAGTGATGCAGCATGTAGAAATGCGGCGGAGGCCTTCGAATTTGAGGATTCGGGTACGTAAACTGAAGCTGAAGATTgggaggagattgaagaaattgaGGAAGAGCATGCTTCTAAGCATATCTGCTGCCAGGGTTTGTGTTTATAAGCAAgtttttaatcaattaaaaactTGCAAGACCTTGTTTGGCCGCGGAGATCAGGGAAATATAAACGCCACTCTTCCAGCTTTGTTCACCTGA